TCCCAGACACCCAGCCGCTCAAGAATGCGCTGACTGGCGATCGACAGGACGCTGACCCGCGCTTCAAAGGGAGCGTCGGCCACGAACGGTTTAACGGTCAGAGGCCCGCCGTCCACCACAACGATGTTCAGGCCGCTGTCTCGCAACGCCAATGCGAGCGCGCTTCCTACCATCCCGGCCCCGATAATCAGCAGATCTGCGCGCGTTTCCATGCTTTAAATCGTTCTCGGCAGTGGCGAAAGCCACAAGTGAATGGAGTGTTCAGACATCAGTGCGCGTTCCAAGGCCCATCGCCTGGCGAGCGAACCAGCTCTTGGCCGAAGGCAGCAAATCCAGACCAAGCAGGCCCAGGTTGCGTCCGGTGGTCAGCAGATACTGCTGGCTGCTGAACAACCGCGTCACCTGATCAGAGAAACCAATGGTCATTTGTTGATCAGCACGCTGGCGCTCACGGTAGGCCTGCAACGTCGACAGGTCACCCATGGGCGCCTCGCTGGCCAGCAGCGCTTCGGCGAGGGAAGCGGCATCGCGCAGCGACAGGTTAAAGCCCTGCCCCGCGATAGGATGCAGGCTGTGGGCTGCGTTCCCCAGCACCACCAGATGCGAGCGAATCTGTTCTTCAGCTTCGATGAGTGCCAACGGATAGCTGTGGCGTGCCCCCACTTGCTTAAGCGTACCCAAGCGGTAGCCGAATACAGCTTGCAGCTCGCTGAGGAAACTTTGATCGTCCAGCGCCATTAGTCGTTGCACGTCATCGCCGGTGCGTGTCCAGACCAGTGCGCAGCGGTTGTCCGGTAGCGGTAAAAAAGCCATCGGGCCATCTTGGGTGAAGCGCTCAAAAGCCTGGCCACCGTGCGCGTCACCTGGCGTGACGTTCGCAATCAGTGCGCTCTGGTCGTAAGGGGTATTGCGCACGGTAATGCCCAGCTGCTCGCGCAGGCCGGAGCGGCCACCGTCAGCAAGCACCGCCAGGTCGCAGTCGAGCTGGCTTTCATCGTTCAGGGTGAGCCGGTAACCGTCGGGCAGCGCCTGCATATGGGTCACTTCGGCCGGCACGCGCCAGCTAATCACGTCCCGGTCCAGCGCCTGCCACAGGCACTGCCCCAGCCAGGCGTTTTCCACCACGTAACCCAGAGCCGGCACGTCTTCCTGCATGGAAGACAAATGCGCCGCGCCGAACCGGCCTTTGTCGGAAACGTGAATTTTGAGGATGGGCTCGGCGCGGCGGCTAATGTGCTGCCACAAACCCAGGCGCTCGTAAATCTGCCGCGCGCCAAACGAGAGTGCGGATGAGCGTGCGTCGTAACTGGGTTGATACGTGTCGCCGGGCGCAAATGGCTCGATCAGGACAATCTTCCAGCCCCGCGCCTTCGCTCCAGCCTGTAGCGCCAATGCCAGGCTCGCGCCAACCAGCCCGCCACCTACGATGGCCAGGTTGAAGCGGCTCATGCGGCCTGGATTCGCGCAGCGGCCATCAGGGCCTCGATCTCGGGGACGGTTTTGGGTACATCGCCTGTCAGGATTTCACAGCCTTTTTTGGTGACCAAGACGTCGTCCTCGATTCGCACTCCGATCCCGCGCCATTTTTTGGCGACGGTTTGGTTGTCCGGTGCTACGTAAATGCCGGGCTCCACAGTCAGCGCCATGCCAGGTTCCAGTACGCGCCATTCGCCGCCGACCCGATATTCACCCACGTCGTGTACATCCATGCCCAGCCAGTGCCCGGCACGGTGCATGTAGAAAGCTTTGTACGCTTCGGCGGCAATCAGTTCATCCACAGATCCCCGCAGCAGCCCGAGATCCACCAGCCCTTCGGTAATTACCCGGACGGTGGCCTCGTGCGCCTGATTCCAGTGATTACCGGGCTTGATGGCAGCAAAAGCGGCTTCCTGCGACCTCAGCACCACTTCGTAAATCGCCTTTTGTTCGTCGGTGAATTTGCCGCTGACCGGGAACGTGCGTGTGATGTCGCTGGCGTAGCAATCTATTTCGCAGCCCGCATCGATCAGCACCAGGTCGCCGTCTTTGAGCGGCGCGTCGTTTTCCTGGTAGTGCAGGATGCACGCGTTGCGCCCGGAGGCGACGATTGAGCCATAAGCCGGCATCTTCGCCCCGCCCTTGCGGAACTCGTAATCAAGCTCCGCTTCAAGACTGAACTCATAGAGCCCGGCGCGACTGGCCTGCATGGCCCGCACGTGCGCTCGTGCAGAGATTTGCGCTGCCTCGCGCATAACCTTCACTTCGGCAGCCGACTTGTACAGGCGCATGTCGTGAAGCAGGTGATCAAGCGCAACGAACTCTTTTGGCGGCTGCGCGCCCAGGTGCGCCTTGGAGCGAATGACGTTGATCCACTCCATGACGTGCCGGTCAAACTCGGGATTGCTCCCCATGGACGAATAGACCCGATCACGGCCCTCAATGAGGCCCGGCAAGATGTCGTCTATGTCGGTAATGGGAAAGGCATCGTCGGCGCCGTAGTCCCGCGTTGCGCCGTCTTGCCCTGCCCTAAGGCCGTCCCACAGCTCACGCTCGGGGTTGCGCTCGCGGCAGAACAGAACGTACTCACCGTACTCACGGCCGGGGATCAACACGATCACCGCTTCGGGCTCGGGGAAGCCGCTCAGGTACTGAAAATCGCTGTCCTGCCGGTACACATGCTCCACGTCCCGATTACGAATGGCCACCGCCGCAGCAGGCAGAATAGCGATGCTGTTGGGCTCCATCTGCTCCATCAACGCCTTGCGGCGCCGGGCATATTCGGCTTTCGGGATACGAATCATGGGCAAGTGCGGTTCTCCGGGGTGAGCGCTTCGGTCAACGACGCGCAACGCCAGGCTGACCGAAGCGACGATGACGCGCAGTCAGTGCAAAGACGGCTTGGCTTCGGCTTCAGCCTTTTTGTTGAACTCGGTGAACAGCAACAACGGCGCGATGCGCAGGTATTCCATCACTTCCATGTAGTCGCTCTCGCCGTCTTCCGACTCTTCAAGGGCGTCCTGGATCTGCGCGATGGCTGCCAGATCCTGAAGCACCTCGGCGGCCTCTGCGCTCAGCGGCTGGCCACCGACGCGTGCAAAACCGTTGAGGAAGCCCTGGCACCACTGGGCCATGGCCACGACGCGGTTAGCCAGAGGTTCGTCGTCACCGGGCAGTAGCAGCACGACAGTCATGTCGTCACCGGTGAGTTCGTTTTTTACCATTTCCTGGAGACCGATCAGGGCCTGGCGGACATTGCCCTCAGGCTCTGTTTCCAGCAGCAGCAAAGCGTCGGCGACCCACTCGTCTGCATCGAAGCCTGCGCCGGCACAACTGCGCCCCAGCAACAGGCCTTGCAATTCGGCGGGAGAAACGTGATGGCCGCTGCTGGTGAGCAGCGCGGCGAAGCCGTTGTACGGGGAATTCTGAATAGGCATGGGCAACTAGGCGCCAAGCGGCGCAATGTCTAGAATGAAGGCCTTGTATCGTAGCACCGGCAGACGCGCCCAAGCTATCAGGCGATGTCCGGGGCGAATCCAGACGCCAGCGCATGCGCCACTCATCAGAAAATAATCAGTGGAAAACAATGGAAGACAACGACCTGCAAGCGCTGATGGCCCGACTGGAGCTATTGATCAATCGTGTCGAGCAACTAAAAAGTCAAAACGGACTCCTATTAGCTCAGGAAAAATCCTGGCGCGAGGAACGCGCTCAACTCATTGAAAAAAACGAAATCGCCCGGCAAAAGGTCGAGTCCATGATTTCGCGCCTCAAGGCCCTGGAGCAAGACTCATGAGTAATGGCAACAGCATCACCGTGCAAATCCTCGACAAAGAATACTCAATCATCTGCCCCCAGGAGGAGCGCACCAATCTGGTGAGCGCTGCACGCTATCTGGACGGCAAGATGCGCGAAATTCGCAGCAGCGGCAAAGTCATCGGCGCCGACCGTATCGCGGTGATGGCCGCACTGAACATTACCCACGATCTTTTGCACAAGCAGGAAGTGCCGCCAGTTCAGGTGGCCGCAGATGGGTCGACCCGCGAGCAGGTTCGCGACTTGCTGGATCGTGTGGATCTGGTCCTTGCCACGGATTCGGATAAAGCGCAAGGCTGATTGTTTGGACATGATTCGGTATACTTGCGACCGCTCCCTGGAGTGCTTGCCAGTCGGTCATGTCCCTGAGCCGATACGCACAACCACGGGGGTTGCACGTTGGGGTTGGTGTGCATGTCCGCTCGACGGAAAGCCTTAAAACCTCCTGCAATCTCCACCTTGAACTTTCGGGTTCAAGGGCTACACCGACAGCGGTTCGTCGGGGAGTCTCGAATCCAGTACCCATCGCCAGACGCCCCGTCTGGCGGTGGTCATCGTGAATCTTTCTGATTACACGACATCACCCTTCAAAGCCTGATGGACCCGCCAGCATGACCTCCTCCGGCGCCGCTTCCCTCCCAGACCCTTCAAACCTTTCCCGACCACAATTACGCCGTCTGCTGCGACAAAATCGCCGCGCGCTCAGCCGCGCAGAACAGCGACGGGCGGCGCAGGCGTTGTACCGACAACTCGCGCAAAACCCGCTTTTTCGCCGTGCCCGCCATGTTTCCCTGTACCTTCCGATGGACGGTGAAATCGATCCTCGCCTGCTGCTGCGCGAAGCACAGAAGCGCGGCAAGACCACGTATTTGCCGGTACTCAGCGCCTGGCCGCGGACGAAAATGGTGTTTCAGCGCGTGCGGCGTGGCGAGAAGTTCAAGCCGAACCGGTTCCGAATCCCCGAGCCGCGTATCAATCCCGGGTCACAGCGCAAAATCTGGGCGCTGGACCTGGTCCTGATGCCGTTGGTGGGCTTCGATGTCGACGGAGGACGGCTTGGCATGGGAGGCGGCTTCTACGACCGCAGCCTGGCGTATCTGGCGCGCCGCAAAGCGTGGCGCAAGCCGATGCTGCTGGGCATGGCCCACGAGTGTCAGAAAACCGGGAAGCTGGCGGTTGCCAGTTGGGATGTTCCGTTGAATGGAACGGTGACAGACAAGCGATGGTATCTGGCGTAAAGCGGATTTTTAGTCTGTAAGCGCGCATCCCTCAGAGATGACAGACGCGCGCAAACGAAATGGCTCAGCGACGAAGCGGCTGTTGCTGCTGTGTGATTTCGACCGGCGCGTCAGCCTTGGCGGCCCATAAGCTTTGCGCGTACCCCGTGGTGACGATGCCCAAGCCGAACAAAATAGCCAAAACCCACAGTACATCCGGCTTGCGTCGCATTTATCGCCCCTTTGTAACGAATCAGAATCTGACATCGATAACGTTTGGATAAGGCTGCCAGACAGTGCAGCCCTTAAAATGCCGGCATTCTGCGGCAACATGACGCAACACGCAAATACTGGCGCCAGCCGACTGTCGGTTTGTCATCAAAGCGTAGGACAACTTTCCCAACCCTTCTCAGGAACCTCAAAGATGGCCTACTGGCTGATGAAATCCGAGCCCGACGAGCTCTCGATCCACGACCTGAAAAAACTCGGCCAGACCCGTTGGGACGGGGTGCGCAACTATCAAGCCCGTAATTTCCTGCGCGAAATGACGGTAGGTGACCAATTCTTCTTTTACCACTCCAGCTGCCCTGAGCCAGGCATCGCAGGCATCGGCGAGATCGTCAACACTGCGTATCCCGACCCCACTGCGCTGGACGAAAAAAGCGCTTACTTCGACGCAAAAGCCACGGAGCCCAAAAATCCCTGGAGCGCTCTGGATGTGGCGTTCATTGAAGCCTTTCCGAAAGTCCTGGGCCTTGGATTCCTGAAACAACAACCCGCGCTGGAGCAGCTGCCACTGGTGCAAAAAGGCAGCCGCTTGTCCGTGATGCCGGTCACACCCGAGCAATGGAGCGCCGTGCTGGGGTTGCGCCGAGCTTAAAGCAGCGCGCTTTGAAGACCCGGATTACTGCGCGATAAAGTTGTTGAACAGCAGATCATCCACCACAGGCTTGCCAGTCTCCTGAGTCAGCACCTGTTGAGTCTGCTTCAGCGCTTCCTGACGCAGCTTCTCTTTGGCGTCGACGTTGCCCATGCTGTCGACGGTCTGCTGAGTGAACAGCGCAACCAGTTGGTTACGAATCAGCGGCTCGTTCTGCTTCACCAGCTTCTGAGCCTCAGCGCCCGTCACGCGCAGCGCAACGTCGGCTTTATAGACATGCAATTTTGGGTTGCCATCCAATGCGTAGTTACCTACGAAAGGTGGCGTCAGTGCCACATAGGACACCTTGTTCGGGTCCTCCTTCTCGCCACCCTCTTCGGCCAGCGCCACAACAGGCATCGACAAGGCCATCAACATCAGAATCCACGCTTTCACAGTCCACTCCTCAATCCGTTTCGCCGCATGGCTTGTTCAAGCTTATGCAGACCTATCAGGCCGGGGCATGCTCATTGACCCCACAACCTCGCTACCTGTACTTATCGGCCATCACCGAAAAAGGAATAGCCCTCGATGAAAGCCGTGCTCTGTAAAGCCTTCGGTCCCGCAGCAGATCTGGTACTGGAAGATATCCCCAGCCCGCAGCCGAAGAAAAACGAGATTCTTCTGGACGTGCACGCCGCCGGCGTCAACTTCCCGGACACGCTCATCATTGAGGGCAAGTACCAGTTCAAACCGCCATTTCCTTTCTCTCCGGGAGGAGAGGCTGCCGGCATCGTGACGGCAGTTGGGGAAAAAGTCAGCCATGTACGCGTTGGCGACCGGGTGATGGCGTTGACAGGCTGGGGTAGCTTTGCAGAGCAGATCGCGGTTGCCGGGTACAACGTGCTGCCAATTCCCGAGACGATGGACTTCACTACCGCCGCCGCATTCAGCATGACCTACGGAACATCCATGCATGCCCTCAAGCAGCGCGCCAATCTGCAGGCTGGCGAAACCCTCCTGGTGCTCGGCGCTTCCGGGGGCGTCGGCCTCGCTGCTGTCGAGATTGGCAAAGCCATGGGTGCTCGCGTGATCGCCGCCGCCAGCAGCGCAGAGAAGCTCGCGGTTGCCAAGAACGCAGGCGCGGACGAGCTTATCAATTACAGCGAAACCAGCCTTAAGGATGAACTTAAACGCCTGACCAATGGAAACGGCGTCGATGTGATTTATGACCCCGTCGGCGGTGATCTCTTCGATCAAGCCGTGCGCGGCATTGCCTGGAACGGTCGTCTGTTGGTCGTTGGCTTCGCCAGCGGGCGCATTCCCGAACTGCCAGTCAATCTAGCGCTATTGAAAGGCGCTTCGGTGGTGGGCGTGTTTTGGGGCTCGTTCGCACAGCGCCAGCCACAAGACAATGCAGCGAATTTTCAGCAGCTGTTCGCCTGGTACGGCGAGGGCAAGTTGAAGCCTTTGGTGTCGAAGGTTTATCCGCTTGAACAGGCGGGTGAAGCGATTGATTCGCTGGCGCAGAGGAAGGCTGTGGGCAAGGTGGTGGTTGGGGTTAGGTGACGGGTTGAGCGGACGCGGACCTGTCGAAGAACGAT
The nucleotide sequence above comes from Pseudomonas lutea. Encoded proteins:
- a CDS encoding flagellar basal body-associated protein FliL; the encoded protein is MKAWILMLMALSMPVVALAEEGGEKEDPNKVSYVALTPPFVGNYALDGNPKLHVYKADVALRVTGAEAQKLVKQNEPLIRNQLVALFTQQTVDSMGNVDAKEKLRQEALKQTQQVLTQETGKPVVDDLLFNNFIAQ
- the ubiH gene encoding 2-octaprenyl-6-methoxyphenyl hydroxylase — protein: MSRFNLAIVGGGLVGASLALALQAGAKARGWKIVLIEPFAPGDTYQPSYDARSSALSFGARQIYERLGLWQHISRRAEPILKIHVSDKGRFGAAHLSSMQEDVPALGYVVENAWLGQCLWQALDRDVISWRVPAEVTHMQALPDGYRLTLNDESQLDCDLAVLADGGRSGLREQLGITVRNTPYDQSALIANVTPGDAHGGQAFERFTQDGPMAFLPLPDNRCALVWTRTGDDVQRLMALDDQSFLSELQAVFGYRLGTLKQVGARHSYPLALIEAEEQIRSHLVVLGNAAHSLHPIAGQGFNLSLRDAASLAEALLASEAPMGDLSTLQAYRERQRADQQMTIGFSDQVTRLFSSQQYLLTTGRNLGLLGLDLLPSAKSWFARQAMGLGTRTDV
- a CDS encoding NADPH:quinone oxidoreductase family protein is translated as MKAVLCKAFGPAADLVLEDIPSPQPKKNEILLDVHAAGVNFPDTLIIEGKYQFKPPFPFSPGGEAAGIVTAVGEKVSHVRVGDRVMALTGWGSFAEQIAVAGYNVLPIPETMDFTTAAAFSMTYGTSMHALKQRANLQAGETLLVLGASGGVGLAAVEIGKAMGARVIAAASSAEKLAVAKNAGADELINYSETSLKDELKRLTNGNGVDVIYDPVGGDLFDQAVRGIAWNGRLLVVGFASGRIPELPVNLALLKGASVVGVFWGSFAQRQPQDNAANFQQLFAWYGEGKLKPLVSKVYPLEQAGEAIDSLAQRKAVGKVVVGVR
- a CDS encoding EVE domain-containing protein; amino-acid sequence: MAYWLMKSEPDELSIHDLKKLGQTRWDGVRNYQARNFLREMTVGDQFFFYHSSCPEPGIAGIGEIVNTAYPDPTALDEKSAYFDAKATEPKNPWSALDVAFIEAFPKVLGLGFLKQQPALEQLPLVQKGSRLSVMPVTPEQWSAVLGLRRA
- a CDS encoding 5-formyltetrahydrofolate cyclo-ligase, whose product is MTSSGAASLPDPSNLSRPQLRRLLRQNRRALSRAEQRRAAQALYRQLAQNPLFRRARHVSLYLPMDGEIDPRLLLREAQKRGKTTYLPVLSAWPRTKMVFQRVRRGEKFKPNRFRIPEPRINPGSQRKIWALDLVLMPLVGFDVDGGRLGMGGGFYDRSLAYLARRKAWRKPMLLGMAHECQKTGKLAVASWDVPLNGTVTDKRWYLA
- a CDS encoding cell division protein ZapA, with product MSNGNSITVQILDKEYSIICPQEERTNLVSAARYLDGKMREIRSSGKVIGADRIAVMAALNITHDLLHKQEVPPVQVAADGSTREQVRDLLDRVDLVLATDSDKAQG
- a CDS encoding TIGR02449 family protein, with translation MEDNDLQALMARLELLINRVEQLKSQNGLLLAQEKSWREERAQLIEKNEIARQKVESMISRLKALEQDS
- the pepP gene encoding Xaa-Pro aminopeptidase, whose protein sequence is MIRIPKAEYARRRKALMEQMEPNSIAILPAAAVAIRNRDVEHVYRQDSDFQYLSGFPEPEAVIVLIPGREYGEYVLFCRERNPERELWDGLRAGQDGATRDYGADDAFPITDIDDILPGLIEGRDRVYSSMGSNPEFDRHVMEWINVIRSKAHLGAQPPKEFVALDHLLHDMRLYKSAAEVKVMREAAQISARAHVRAMQASRAGLYEFSLEAELDYEFRKGGAKMPAYGSIVASGRNACILHYQENDAPLKDGDLVLIDAGCEIDCYASDITRTFPVSGKFTDEQKAIYEVVLRSQEAAFAAIKPGNHWNQAHEATVRVITEGLVDLGLLRGSVDELIAAEAYKAFYMHRAGHWLGMDVHDVGEYRVGGEWRVLEPGMALTVEPGIYVAPDNQTVAKKWRGIGVRIEDDVLVTKKGCEILTGDVPKTVPEIEALMAAARIQAA
- a CDS encoding YecA family protein, whose protein sequence is MPIQNSPYNGFAALLTSSGHHVSPAELQGLLLGRSCAGAGFDADEWVADALLLLETEPEGNVRQALIGLQEMVKNELTGDDMTVVLLLPGDDEPLANRVVAMAQWCQGFLNGFARVGGQPLSAEAAEVLQDLAAIAQIQDALEESEDGESDYMEVMEYLRIAPLLLFTEFNKKAEAEAKPSLH